A genome region from Vicia villosa cultivar HV-30 ecotype Madison, WI unplaced genomic scaffold, Vvil1.0 ctg.000011F_1_1, whole genome shotgun sequence includes the following:
- the LOC131621902 gene encoding IQ domain-containing protein IQM2-like: MKIIKKLTFYFHKLMEMLALRNEDDIKVNFNRDINFNTFFKPYHVTTTTTTEDGEECIGLKVALSCKYLISQNNSDTEDEAEDLVLLDEQNHTVLLPKKPEVVMLFSSSALADSDRDLAATKLQKVYKSYRIRRYLADLAVVCEELWWKDSDSSAFQRCLISHFDSDKSETAISKWATARTIAAKMGRGLSKDDKGQRLARKHWLEAIDPRHRYGHNLHFYYDVWFQCQSSEPFFYWLDIGDGKRVDIDKCARKKLQRQCIKYLGPIEREAYEVTVEGGKLVYKQSKNFVHTTEGSKWIFVLSSSRVLYVGQKEKGKFQHSSFVAGAATIASGRIIALNGVLHVIWPYSGHYRPTEKNLMEFVHFLEEHHVDMTNVKKHPVDDDIPPPLKPVDEELHIEHIENVESNKALSSKWTTEVAPRIGYVREYPSKHQLQALEELNPTPKANNGTFEDKRTLPSLRASSEILLSYRLENMEPI, encoded by the exons ATGAAAATTATAAAGAAGCTCACTTTCTACTTCCAT AAATTAATGGAAATGTTAGCATTAAGAAATGAAGATGATATCAAAGTGAACTTCAACAGAGATATCAATTTCAATACTTTCTTTAAGCCTTATCATGTTACAACTACTACTACTACGGAAGATGGCGAAGAATGTATAGGCTTGAAGGTGGCATTGTCATGCAAATATCTAATTTCGCAGAATAATTCGGATACAGAAGATGAAGCTGAGGACTTGGTGTTGCTAGATGAGCAAAATCACACAGTTTTGTTACCGAAAAAACCAGAAGTTGTAATGTTGTTTTCTTCTTCTGCGCTTGCTGATTCTGACCGCGATTTAGCTGCAACGAAGCTGCAGAAAGTTTATAAGAGTTACAGGATTAGAAGATATCTAGCTGATTTGGCCGTTGTTTGCGAGGAGCTGTGGTGGAAGGATTCAGACTCTTCTGCTTTTCAAAGGTGTTTGATTTCGCATTTTGATTCTGATAAATCTGAAACCGCTATTTCAAAATGGGCAACAGCAAGAACAATAGCAGCTAAG ATGGGAAGAGGATTGTCCAAAGATGATAAGGGGCAAAGATTAGCTCGAAAACACTGGCTTGAAGCC ATTGATCCTCGTCATCGATACGGACACAACCTGCATTTCTATTATGATGTTTGGTTTCAATGTCAAAGTTCTGAGCCCTTTTTCTATTG GTTGGATATTGGAGATGGCAAAAGAGTAGATATTGACAAATGTGCAAGAAAGAAATTGCAGAGGCAATGCATAAAGTACCTTGGACCT ATAGAAAGGGAAGCATATGAGGTAACTGTGGAAGGAGGGAAGCTTGTTTATAAACAAAGCAAGAACTTTGTACACACAACTGAGGGATCTAAGTGGATTTTTGTTCTTAGTTCATCTAGAGTTTTGTATGTTGGACAAAAGGAGAAAGGAAAATTTCAACACTCAAGTTTTGTAGCTGGTGCTGCTACCATTGCATCTGGAAGAATTATTGCTCTCAATGGAGTACTTCAT GTTATATGGCCTTATAGCGGTCATTATCGTCCGACAGAGAAGAATCTTATGGAATTCGTTCACTTCTTGGAGGAACATCATGTGGATATGACAAATGTAAAG AAACATCCGGTTGATGATGATATTCCACCTCCTTTAAAACCTGTGGACGAGGAACTTCACATTGAGCACATAGAAAATGTTGAAAGTAACAAGGCAttgtcaagcaaatggacaaCTGAAGTTGCTCCTAGGATTGGTTACGTAAGAGAGTATCCATCAAAACATCAACTTCAGGCACTTGAAGAGCTCAATCCAACTCCAAAAGCCAACAATGGAACATTTGAAGACAAAAGAACCCTTCCCTCTTTAAGGGCTAGTTCAGAAATTCTTCTGTCATATAGGCTTGAAAACATGGAACCTATCTAG